The window GGACACCTTCTCGGCGTGGGCGACGAACTCGGAGATGGTCACCGCGTCGCCGGCGCGCTTGGTCGCCCAGCTGCGGAGGATCCGGAAGAAGGTCGAATCCCCCACCACCTGGCGCAACTGATGGAGCGTCATGGCCCCGCGGACGTAGACGGCCCCGTTGAACAGGTTCTCCGCGCCGGGGTCGCCGATGCGGACCGACCAGAACTCGAGGTCGTCCGCGTACGCCTCCCACGTCTCGGCGAACCGCTTCGCCGCGGACTGCCCGCCGGTGCGCTCGGTGTACAGCCACTGCGCGTAGGAGGCGAAGCCCTCGTTCACCCAGATGTTGCGCCAGTCCGCGAGGCGGACGTTGTCCCCGAACCACTGGTGGGCGAGCTCGTGCACGACGACACCGACACCCGAACCGCCGGGCGCGAAGAACTTCGGCGCGTACACCGGGCGGGTCTGCGTCTCGAGCGCGAACTCCGCGGCGGCGGCGTGCACGATCGCGCCGCCGATGTCGTACGGGTACGGCCCGAACATCTCGGCCAGGGTCGCGATCACCGTGGACTGCTGGGCGAGCGCGTCGCGCGCGAAGTTCGGGCCGAGGATGCGGTCGACGGCGTCCCAGTACCGGATGCCGTCCTTCGTGTACGCCGTCAGCTCGAGGTCGCCGACCGCCAGCACGACGAGGTAGGACGCCATCGGGTCGTCGGCGCGCCAGGTCCACACCGTCCGCCCGGCCGCGCTGCGTTGCTCGGCGAGGACGCCGTTGCTGACCGCCGTCAGCCCGGCCGGGACGTCGACCTCGACGGTGTACGTCGCGCGGTCGGTCGGGTGGTCGTTGACGGGGAACCAGGTCGTCGCGACGTGCGGCTGCCCGGTGAACACCGCCCCGGTGAGGGTGCGATGGAAACCGCGGGCCTCGGTGCCGGACAGGGTCGGGTCGGGGATGCCGGCGTAGGTGACGACGACGGTGAACGTGCGCCCCTTGGTGAGACCGGCGGCCGGGGTGATCTCCAGCTCCTGCCCGGTACGCGCGAAGCGGGCCGCGGCCCCGTCGACGGTGACCTTGCGGACGTTCAGCCCGACCAGGTCGAGGTTGAACCGCGCGAGGTTCTGCGTGGCCCTCGCCGAGATCGTCGCGACCCCGGCGAGGTGGCCGGGCAGCGGGTCGTACCGCACGGCGAGGTCGTAGTTCTGGACGTCGTACCCGCCGTTGCCGTCGCCCGGGAAGTACGAGTCCCCGACGCCGGCGGCCCCGGGGACGAAGGCGTCCTGCGCCTGCGCGTTCCCCGGGGCCGTGAGCGCCGCTCCGACGAGGGAGGCGGCCGCGAGGGCGAGCCCGGACCGCAGCGGCAGGCGAAATCGGCGCATACCGCTCAGAGTGCCATGCCGATCGCCGCGCTGCGGGCCCGTCAGCTCGCTCCCGCTCAGTCCTGCGGCTCGAGGAACTCGGTCAGGGCTTTCCACTCCTTGCCGGTGTACTGCGCGATCCGGGCGCCCTTGGTGCCACTGTGGCCGCCGGGGAGCGGGCCGAACGTCACCGGCGGGATGAGGCCGGTCTCGAAGCCGGACAGCTTCTCGGCCTCGGAGCGGAACTTCGCCCAGCAGACGTCGTCGCCGAGTCGCTTTACGATCTCGAAGAAGACCTGCGCGGAGGCGTAGTTCTGGAGTGCGAAGGAGTTGTCGGCCTCGGCGCCGCCGCCGGCCTTCATCGCGTCGCGGTACTTCTTCACCGCCGGGGCGTCCGAGCTCGGGAACTCGAGGATCGCGGAGGAGAAGAAGCCCTCCGCCGCCGGGCCGGCCGGGCCGACGGTGCTCGGGCTGCCCGGGCCCCCGGAGGACGAGTTGCCGACGACCAGCGTCGACCACTTCAGGTCCCGGACCTCCTTGAGCAGCAGTGCGGTCTGCGCGTTGTCGGTGCCGGAGATGACGGCGTCGGGGTTCTTGGCCTTCAGCTTGAGGATGGCTGAGTCGACGTCGGTCGAGTTCGGCTCCAGCTTCTCGTTGGCGACGAGCTTGATGTCGTGCTTGGGCGCCTGCTCGTCGACGGCCTCGGCGAACGCCTCACCGAGGTCGTTGTCCTGCGTCAGCAGCGCGACGGTCTGAACCTTCTTCTCCTGAGCCAGCCAGTCGAGAATCACGCGCACCTGGTCCTTGTGGCCGGTGCCGAGCAGCCACACCTCGCCCTTGTCCGGGTCCGGCGGGAGGACCGGGGCGAACATCGGCATGCCCTTGCGCTCCAGGTAGGAGAAGCTGCCGGGCAGGTTGGCGGTGCCGGCCGGGCCGAGGACGGCGAAGACCTTCTCCTCCTCGCCGAGTCGGCGGACGTTCGCGACGGACCGGGCGGCCTCGAAGCCGTCGTCGAGCACGACGAGCTCGACCTTGCGGCCGTTGACGCCGCCGGCGGCGTTGACCTCGGTGACCGCGGCCTTGAGGCCGGCCTCGAAGCCCTTGCCGGCCGTCGCCGCGCCGCCCGAGAGCGGCAGCGAGGTGCCGACCTTCAGCGCGGTGTCGGTGACACCCTGCGAGACGCCGTCGCACGAACCGTCCCCGCCGGCCTGCACCGCTGGCTTGTCGTCGCTCTGGGAACTGCAGCCGGCGGCGGCCAACAGGAGGACAGCCGCGGCGAGCGCGGTCCGGCGCGTGGTCATCGAGAACTCCTTGCTCGGGTGGGATCCAGACGGGGGCAACGGACGGGGCAACTTCCGGAACAGGGCATCAGTGCGCCCCGAGGTAGGCACGGATGAGCCGGTCGTCGCCGGCGAGCTCGGCGGCGGGCGCCTCGAGCACGGTCCGGCCACCGGCGAGCACGTAGGCGCGGTCGGCGATCGCGAGCGCCGCCGCGTGCTGCTCGACCATGAGGAAGGTCGTGCCCTCGCCCCGCAGCCGCTGCACGAGGCCGAGCAGTTCGTCCACGACGGAGGGCGCGAGACCGAACGACGGCTCGTCGAGCATGACCAGCCGCGGCCGGGCGAGCAGCGCACGGGCGAGCGCGAGCATCTGCTGCTGACCGCCCGACAGCGCCGCGGCCGACTCCTGAAGCCGCGGCTTGAGCATCGGGAACAGCTCGAGCAGGTTCGCGCGGTCGGCGGCCACGGCGGACGCGCCGTCCTTGCGCAGGACGGTGCCGAGGTCGAGGTTCTCGGCGACGGTCAGCCCGGCGAGGATCCCGCGGCCCTCGGGCACGTGGCCCAGCCCGCGCGCGGCTCGCGCCTCGGGCGGCCCGGAGAACACCTGGCCGTCGAAGCTGATCGACCCGGCGCGCGTCGCGACGACGCCGGAGATCGCCCGCAGGGTCGTGGTCTTGCCCGCGCCGTTCGCCCCGAGCAGCAGGACGATCTCGCCGGGGGCGACGTCGAGCGAGACCCCGCGCAGGACGTGGGCGCCGCCGTAGCCGGCTTCGAGATCACGGACCGACAGCAGCAAAGCCCGCTCCCAGGTAGGCGTCGACGACCTCCGGCTGCGCGAGGACCTCGGCCGGGGTGCCCAGGGCGATCACGCCGCCCTGGTGCAGCACCGCGAGACGCGGGCACAGCCGCGAGACCAGCGCGAGATCGTGCTCGATGATCACGACCGAGAGGTCGTTGTCCGCGGCGAGTTCGACCAGCGGCGCGACCATCGCCTCGACGTCCTCGGCCCCGAGCCCGGCGGCGGGTTCGTCGAGCAGGACGAGGCGCGGGCGGGCGATCAGCGCCCGCGCGACCTCGACGATCTTCTGCGTCGCGAGCGGGAGCGCCGAGGCCTCGGAGTTCGCGCGGTCCGCGATGCCGAAGCGCTCCAGCAGGTCGAGCGACTGCTCGCGCGCCGGGCGGGACTCGCGCCGTGACCCGAGTACGGCCCGAAGGTGCGCGAGCGGTCCCGCGCGCCCGTCGAGGCCGAGCATGACGTTCTCGACGACGCTGATCCCGGCCACCAGCTTCGGCGTCTGGAAGGTGCGGCCGACCCCGCGTCGGGCGATCGCGTCGGGCGCGACGCCGATCAGGGTCTCGCCGCCGAGCCGGACGTCGCCGCCGGCCGCGCGCACGTAACCGGACACGACGTTGAACACGGTCGTCTTGCCGGCACCGTTCGGGCCGACGAGGCCGGTGAAACCGGTCGGCACGTCGAGGTCGACCGACCGCAGGACGTGGTTGCCGCCGAAGCTGACCGCCAGTTCCCGCAGCGTCAGGACCGAGTCCGGAGTCGAGTCCGCCATCAGGCGTCACCTCCCGAGGAGGCCAGGGCGGGTTGTTCCTCCGCCGCCGGGGCCGCCGGCGCTGGCGCCGAACGCCGCGTCCGGAACTTGCGCCAGAGCTCGGGGAGGCCGGCCAGGCCGCTGGGCAGGAACCGCACGACGAGAATGAGCGCGATCGCGTAGGCGAGGCGCTGCCCGGCGCCGAGGTCCTGCAGCAGCTCGCGGGCGACGACGACGAAGATCGCGCCGAGCAGCGGGCCGACCAGGAACGTCACGCCGCCGACGAAGGCGACGACGAGGAACTGGATGAGCAGGCCGACGCCGAAGATCTCCGGCGTCAGGTACGCCTGCAGCTGGCCGTAGACCGCGCCGGCGAGTGCGCCCATCGCCGCGGACAGCGCGAACGCGACGAGCTTGTAGCGAGCCGCGGAGATGCTGACCGACGCCGTCGCGATCTCGGCGTCGCGGACCGCGAGCAGGCAGCGACCAAGGCTGGTGACGCGGATGCGCCACGCGACGAGCAGCGCGAACGCCGCGACGCTGAGCGCGAGGTACCACTGCGAGGCGGCGACGTCGAGGCCGCCGAACTGCACCGGCTCGACGTCGGTGCCGGCGATGCCGCCGGTGATCGAGTCCAGCTCGACGAACCCGCGCCGGACGAGCTCGGCGAAGGCGAGGGTGGCGATCGCGAGGTAGAAGCCGTGCAGGCGGACGGCCGGGAACCCGATCACCGCTCCGGCCGCCGCGGCCGCGAGGCAGGCGAGCGCGGCCGCGAAGGGCCACGGCATCCACTCGTGCCAGTAGGCGGTCAGATAGGCACCCATCCCGAAGAACGCGGCCTGCGCCAGGACGACCTGACCGGTCCAGCCCATGATGATCGTCAGACCCAGCCCGGCGACCATGTAGACGGCCACCAGGGAGACCAGGAACAGCCGGTACGGGTTGACCAGCGAGGGCAGCGTAAGAAGGACCATCACGACGGCCGTGACGGCCAGTGCCTTGACGACGGTCAGCGCCGAGATCGCGCGCGGCACGGGTCAGACCTCCCGTGTCCGTACCGTGCCGAACAGCCCCTGGGGCCGGAGCAGCAGCACGAGCAGGACGACCAGCAGCGCCACCGCCGGGCGGGCGGACGTCGAGATCCAGTAGCCCGCGAGGTTCTCGATGACGCCGAGACCGAGGCCCGCGGCGAGCGCTCCCCACACCGAGGTGAAGCCGCCGACGGTCGCCGCGACGAAGCCCTTCAGCACCATCGAGCCGGCGTTCTGGTCGGTCAGCAGCGTCGACTGACCCTGCAGGATCATCGCCAGC of the Sporichthya polymorpha DSM 43042 genome contains:
- a CDS encoding M1 family metallopeptidase gives rise to the protein MRRFRLPLRSGLALAAASLVGAALTAPGNAQAQDAFVPGAAGVGDSYFPGDGNGGYDVQNYDLAVRYDPLPGHLAGVATISARATQNLARFNLDLVGLNVRKVTVDGAAARFARTGQELEITPAAGLTKGRTFTVVVTYAGIPDPTLSGTEARGFHRTLTGAVFTGQPHVATTWFPVNDHPTDRATYTVEVDVPAGLTAVSNGVLAEQRSAAGRTVWTWRADDPMASYLVVLAVGDLELTAYTKDGIRYWDAVDRILGPNFARDALAQQSTVIATLAEMFGPYPYDIGGAIVHAAAAEFALETQTRPVYAPKFFAPGGSGVGVVVHELAHQWFGDNVRLADWRNIWVNEGFASYAQWLYTERTGGQSAAKRFAETWEAYADDLEFWSVRIGDPGAENLFNGAVYVRGAMTLHQLRQVVGDSTFFRILRSWATKRAGDAVTISEFVAHAEKVSGRDLGRFFDTWLFTGSRPTLPGPGGPAPS
- a CDS encoding ABC transporter substrate-binding protein, translated to MTTRRTALAAAVLLLAAAGCSSQSDDKPAVQAGGDGSCDGVSQGVTDTALKVGTSLPLSGGAATAGKGFEAGLKAAVTEVNAAGGVNGRKVELVVLDDGFEAARSVANVRRLGEEEKVFAVLGPAGTANLPGSFSYLERKGMPMFAPVLPPDPDKGEVWLLGTGHKDQVRVILDWLAQEKKVQTVALLTQDNDLGEAFAEAVDEQAPKHDIKLVANEKLEPNSTDVDSAILKLKAKNPDAVISGTDNAQTALLLKEVRDLKWSTLVVGNSSSGGPGSPSTVGPAGPAAEGFFSSAILEFPSSDAPAVKKYRDAMKAGGGAEADNSFALQNYASAQVFFEIVKRLGDDVCWAKFRSEAEKLSGFETGLIPPVTFGPLPGGHSGTKGARIAQYTGKEWKALTEFLEPQD
- a CDS encoding ABC transporter ATP-binding protein, translated to MLLSVRDLEAGYGGAHVLRGVSLDVAPGEIVLLLGANGAGKTTTLRAISGVVATRAGSISFDGQVFSGPPEARAARGLGHVPEGRGILAGLTVAENLDLGTVLRKDGASAVAADRANLLELFPMLKPRLQESAAALSGGQQQMLALARALLARPRLVMLDEPSFGLAPSVVDELLGLVQRLRGEGTTFLMVEQHAAALAIADRAYVLAGGRTVLEAPAAELAGDDRLIRAYLGAH
- a CDS encoding ABC transporter ATP-binding protein, giving the protein MADSTPDSVLTLRELAVSFGGNHVLRSVDLDVPTGFTGLVGPNGAGKTTVFNVVSGYVRAAGGDVRLGGETLIGVAPDAIARRGVGRTFQTPKLVAGISVVENVMLGLDGRAGPLAHLRAVLGSRRESRPAREQSLDLLERFGIADRANSEASALPLATQKIVEVARALIARPRLVLLDEPAAGLGAEDVEAMVAPLVELAADNDLSVVIIEHDLALVSRLCPRLAVLHQGGVIALGTPAEVLAQPEVVDAYLGAGFAAVGP
- a CDS encoding branched-chain amino acid ABC transporter permease; its protein translation is MPRAISALTVVKALAVTAVVMVLLTLPSLVNPYRLFLVSLVAVYMVAGLGLTIIMGWTGQVVLAQAAFFGMGAYLTAYWHEWMPWPFAAALACLAAAAAGAVIGFPAVRLHGFYLAIATLAFAELVRRGFVELDSITGGIAGTDVEPVQFGGLDVAASQWYLALSVAAFALLVAWRIRVTSLGRCLLAVRDAEIATASVSISAARYKLVAFALSAAMGALAGAVYGQLQAYLTPEIFGVGLLIQFLVVAFVGGVTFLVGPLLGAIFVVVARELLQDLGAGQRLAYAIALILVVRFLPSGLAGLPELWRKFRTRRSAPAPAAPAAEEQPALASSGGDA